A single region of the Triticum dicoccoides isolate Atlit2015 ecotype Zavitan chromosome 2B, WEW_v2.0, whole genome shotgun sequence genome encodes:
- the LOC119364815 gene encoding protein WHAT'S THIS FACTOR 1, chloroplastic-like produces the protein MLFRAAAAAAHRLRFIPPVRRISSLKVPWRRDAALDASIDRDRRFHQASRLVREVLLSPGRRLLLRYLSKRRQRIRLPVHVATFLRRYPTLLSVSPPPDPVASPSPQLASFLEFASRLQATHSPLLASRLAKLLMMSCTHALPVAKIAAAKRVFGLPDDFLVSLVPRHPDLFRLVGDPGPDASGDAFLELASWDDRLAKSAIELRADREADVVGIRPRPNFTVKLPKGFYLKKEMRQWLRDWLELPYVSPYADTFGLHPASPEAEKRLIGVLHEVLSLSVERRMAIPIIGKFCDEFRLSNAFSNAFTRHPGLFYVSLKGGIKTVILREAYDENGELVDRDPMIELKERFVAIMDEGHKKYLEELRRRNEMLQKERANAIHRGAKVDTNIEGRDMEGSEEDEDEVYDYAQVESEEREPL, from the coding sequence ATGCTCTTCcgggcggcggccgccgccgcccaccggctCCGCTTCATTCCCCCGGTCCGCCGCATATCTTCCTTGAAGGTCCCGTGGCGCCGGGACGCGGCCCTGGACGCGTCCATCGACCGCGACCGGCGCTTCCACCAAGCGTCCCGCCTCGTCCGCGAGGTGCTCCTCTcccccggccgccgcctcctccttcgctACCTTTCCAAGCGCCGCCAGCGCATCCGCCTTCCGGTCCACGTCGCAACCTTCCTCCGCCGGTACCCCACGCtcctctccgtttcccctcctcCCGACCCCGTCGCCTCCCCGTCCCCGCAGCTCGCCTCCTTCCTCGAATTCGCATCCCGCCTCCAGGCCACCCACTCCCCGCTCCTCGCCTCCAGGCTCGCCAAGCTCCTCATGATGTCCTGCACGCACGCGCTGCCGGTCGCAAAGATTGCTGCTGCCAAGCGCGTCTTCGGCCTCCCGGACGACTTCTTGGTCTCGCTGGTCCCGAGGCACCCCGATCTCTTCCGCCTCGTCGGAGACCCAGGGCCGGACGCGTCCGGCGACGCGTTCCTGGAGCTTGCCTCTTGGGACGACCGGCTCGCGAAGTCGGCGATTGAATTGAGGGCGGATAGGGAGGCCGATGTTGTTGGCATACGGCCGAGGCCGAACTTTACAGTCAAATTGCCAAAGGGGTTCTACCTCAAGAAGGAGATGAGACAGTGGCTGAGGGATTGGCTTGAGCTGCCATATGTGTCACCATATGCCGACACTTTCGGGCTTCACCCCGCATCACCAGAGGCAGAGAAGAGGTTGATTGGTGTTTTACATGAGGTGTTGTCCTTGTCAGTTGAAAGGAGGATGGCGATACCAATTATAGGGAAGTTCTGTGATGAGTTTAGGCTGTCGAATGCGTTTTCTAACGCGTTCACGAGGCACCCGGGTTTATTCTACGTTTCATTGAAGGGTGGCATTAAGACGGTGATATTGAGGGAGGCGTATGACGAAAATGGAGAGCTTGTGGATAGGGACCCTATGATTGAGTTGAAGGAGAGGTTCGTGGCAATCATGGATGAGGGCCATAAGAAGTATTTggaggagttgaggaggaggaaTGAGATGCTGCAGAAAGAGAGGGCAAATGCCATTCACAGGGGTGCCAAAGTTGACACAAATATTGAGGGAAGAGATATGGAGGGATcagaggaagacgaagatgaagtaTATGATTATGCACAAGTAGAATCAGAAGAAAGAGAGCCATTGTGA
- the LOC119368002 gene encoding protein TOO MANY MOUTHS-like has product MASALLSPLVLVVAMVATVGRPCRGEFTVVVPDAGALVDAPQPGFSDRARTDPAEQRAVLEVMAATGNGWASGIADVCRGRWHGIECVPDRADVYHVVSLSFGALSDDTAFPACDPARATLSPAVLALPHLRSLFFYRCFTANLQPVPAFLGRLGPAFRSLVLRQNGHVGPIPAEIGSLSGLRVLDLHGNHLSSAIPATVQSLDRLQLLDLSYNRLAGQVPNLRFQQLSILDLSHNALQGRVPASLGQCRSLLKIDLSQNRLAGTIPDALGDLSDLILLDLSHNALSGPIPAAIGRLSTLRSLILGDNPMQPSAIPGDFFTGLKALTTLVLSGMGLEGSLPESIGGLSQLRVLRLDSNGFTGVIPASFRRLEKASELRVDGNRLAGPIPFGKQMMWRLGKKLRVGGNEGLCYDAKQQGLEGAMALAGVADCGSVGSGTTTQHLSWMSSGGATATATANVTPSAADSNSGRGGGHFFLVVLVCLQLALWL; this is encoded by the coding sequence ATGGCTTCGGCGCTGCTGTCCCCGCTGGTCTTGGTCGTAGCCATGGTGGCTACCGTCGGGCGGCCGTGCCGGGGCGAGTTCACGGTGGTGGTGCCGGACGCGGGGGCGCTGGTGGACGCGCCGCAGCCGGGGTTCTCGGACCGGGCGCGCACCGACCCGGCGGAGCAGCGCGCCGTGCTGGAGGTGATGGCGGCGACGGGCAACGGCTGGGCGTCGGGCATCGCGGACGTGTGCCGCGGCCGGTGGCACGGCATCGAGTGCGTGCCCGACCGCGCCGACGTCTACCACGTCGTCTCCCTCTCCTTCGGCGCGCTCTCCGACGACACCGCCTTCCCGGCCTGCGACCCCGCGCGCGCCACGCTCTCCCCCGCCGTGCTCGCGCTCCCGCACCTCCGCTCCCTCTTCTTCTACCGCTGCTTCACCGCCAACCTGCAGCCCGTCCCGGCCTTCCTCGGCCGCCTCGGCCCCGCCTTCCGCTCCCTCGTGCTGCGCCAGAACGGCCACGTCGGCCCTATACCGGCCGAGATCGGGAGCCTCTCCGGGCTGCGCGTGCTCGACCTCCACGGCAACCACCTCTCCTCCGCCATCCCGGCCACCGTGCAGTCGTTGGACCGCCTCCAGCTGCTCGACCTCAGCTACAACCGGCTCGCCGGCCAGGTGCCAAACCTCAGGTTCCAGCAGCTCAGCATCCTGGACCTCAGCCACAACGCGCTGCAGGGCCGCGTCCCGGCGAGCCTCGGGCAATGCCGGTCTCTCCTGAAGATCGACCTCAGCCAGAACCGCCTCGCCGGCACGATCCCGGACGCTCTCGGCGATCTGTCCGACCTCATACTGCTCGACCTCAGCCACAACGCGCTGTCCGGCCCGATCCCGGCGGCGATCGGCAGACTGTCGACGCTGCGGTCGCTCATCCTCGGCGACAACCCGATGCAGCCCTCGGCGATCCCCGGCGACTTCTTCACGGGGCTCAAGGCGCTGACCACGCTGGTCCTCTCGGGCATGGGGCTGGAAGGGTCGCTGCCGGAGTCCATCGGGGGCCTGAGCCAGCTCCGCGTGCTGCGCCTGGACAGCAACGGCTTCACCGGCGTGATACCGGCGAGCTTCCGGCGGCTGGAGAAGGCGAGCGAGCTCCGCGTGGACGGCAACCGGCTGGCGGGGCCGATCCCGTTCGGCAAGCAGATGATGTGGAGGCTGGGCAAGAAGCTGCGCGTCGGCGGCAACGAGGGGCTCTGCTACGACGCCAAGCAGCAAGGGCTGGAGGGCGCCATGGCGCTGGCCGGCGTCGCGGACTGCGGCAGCGTGGGGAGCGGCACCACGACGCAGCACTTGAGCTGGATGAGTAGCGGCGGcgccacggcgacggcgacggctaacGTGACACCATCAGCCGCAGATTCAAATTCTGGCCGGGGTGGCGGGCACTTTTTCTTGGTCGTTTTGGTGTGTTTGCAGCTTGCATTGTGGTTGTAG